Proteins from one Paraburkholderia sp. BL10I2N1 genomic window:
- a CDS encoding aldehyde dehydrogenase — MTEVSMLIGGKDRPASNGATFERVNPVTGAVASRAPAATLADANAAVDAAAAAFPAWSALPPTERRARLLKAADIMDARTGTFIEAGIAETGAMANWYGFNVHLAANMLREAAAMTTQIDGSIVPTDTPDNLALAVRQPCGVVLGIAPWNAPVILGTRAVAMPLACGNTVVLKASEACPAVHRMIGSVLQEAGLGDGVVNVVTNAPEDAPAIVERLIAHPAVRRVNFTGSTHVGRIIAMHAAKHLKPALLELGGKAPVLVLDDADLDAAVEAIAFGAFFNQGQICMSTERVIAHRGIADALVDKLTGKAHKLIAAAPTAQGAVLGAMVSAQAAQRATALVVDACEQGATIRAGGATHGAIMQPTIVDGVRPGMKLYAEESFAPVVSVLRVDSDDEAVRVANDSVFGLSAAVFSRDIARAMQVAKRVESGICHINGPTVHDEAQMPFGGVKSSGYGRFGSKASIAEFTDLRWITIQTGPRRYPI; from the coding sequence GTGACCGAAGTGAGCATGTTGATCGGCGGCAAGGACCGCCCCGCATCGAACGGCGCGACGTTCGAGCGCGTTAATCCCGTCACGGGCGCCGTGGCCTCGCGCGCGCCCGCAGCCACGCTCGCCGATGCCAATGCCGCCGTCGATGCCGCAGCCGCCGCCTTCCCGGCGTGGTCGGCGCTGCCGCCGACGGAGCGCCGCGCGCGCCTGCTCAAGGCCGCCGACATCATGGACGCCCGAACGGGCACCTTCATCGAAGCCGGCATCGCCGAAACGGGCGCGATGGCGAACTGGTACGGCTTCAACGTGCATCTCGCGGCCAATATGCTGCGCGAAGCGGCGGCGATGACGACGCAGATCGACGGCAGCATCGTACCCACCGATACCCCTGACAACCTCGCGCTCGCCGTGCGGCAGCCGTGTGGCGTAGTGCTCGGCATCGCGCCATGGAACGCGCCCGTGATTCTCGGCACGCGCGCCGTCGCGATGCCGCTCGCGTGCGGCAACACCGTCGTGCTCAAGGCGTCGGAGGCGTGTCCCGCCGTTCATCGGATGATCGGCAGCGTGTTGCAGGAAGCCGGACTCGGCGATGGCGTCGTCAACGTCGTGACGAATGCGCCCGAGGACGCGCCCGCCATCGTCGAGCGTCTGATCGCGCATCCCGCCGTGCGGCGCGTGAACTTCACGGGCTCGACGCACGTTGGCCGCATCATCGCCATGCACGCGGCGAAACATCTGAAGCCCGCATTGCTCGAACTCGGCGGCAAAGCACCCGTGCTCGTGCTCGACGACGCCGATCTCGATGCAGCCGTCGAAGCGATTGCGTTTGGCGCGTTCTTCAACCAGGGGCAAATCTGCATGTCGACGGAACGCGTGATCGCGCATCGCGGCATCGCGGATGCCCTCGTCGACAAGCTGACCGGCAAGGCGCACAAACTGATCGCGGCGGCACCGACTGCGCAGGGCGCCGTGCTCGGCGCGATGGTGAGCGCGCAGGCGGCGCAGCGCGCGACGGCGCTCGTCGTGGACGCATGCGAGCAGGGCGCGACGATCCGCGCAGGCGGCGCAACGCACGGCGCGATCATGCAGCCGACCATCGTCGATGGCGTGCGTCCCGGAATGAAGCTTTACGCGGAAGAATCGTTCGCGCCCGTGGTGAGCGTGCTGCGCGTCGACAGCGACGACGAAGCGGTGCGCGTGGCGAACGACAGCGTGTTCGGCTTGTCGGCGGCCGTGTTCAGCCGCGACATCGCGCGCGCCATGCAGGTCGCGAAACGCGTCGAATCGGGCATCTGCCATATCAACGGGCCGACCGTGCACGACGAAGCGCAAATGCCGTTCGGCGGCGTGAAGAGCAGCGGATACGGACGTTTCGGCAGCAAAGCGTCGATTGCGGAATTCACCGATCTGCGCTGGATCACGATACAGACGGGCCCGCGTCGCTATCCGATTTGA
- a CDS encoding MarR family transcriptional regulator, with the protein MTGKSPTKTTTATKTTRAAAASTARSRPASTGRKAAARPRLTYLIGSLDRILRRKMTEALAPLGLTLAQFTALSVLEARGEASNAQLAERSFITPQSANEVMSVMASRNWITREPDPNHGRIVVLRLTNEGRQVLNRCKATVHVLETQMLSGIEAHDASAAQDLLELFVRNLRE; encoded by the coding sequence ATGACGGGCAAATCTCCCACAAAAACGACTACAGCGACTAAAACAACGAGAGCGGCAGCCGCAAGCACTGCCCGCTCACGCCCTGCCTCGACGGGTCGCAAGGCTGCCGCGCGTCCCCGGCTGACCTATCTGATCGGCAGCCTCGACCGCATTCTGCGCCGCAAGATGACGGAAGCGCTGGCCCCGCTCGGGCTGACGCTCGCGCAGTTCACCGCGCTTTCGGTGCTGGAAGCGCGCGGCGAGGCGTCGAATGCCCAACTCGCCGAGCGGTCGTTCATCACGCCGCAATCGGCCAACGAAGTCATGAGCGTAATGGCGTCGCGCAATTGGATTACGCGCGAGCCGGATCCGAATCATGGCCGCATCGTCGTACTTCGACTCACGAACGAAGGGCGCCAGGTGCTGAATCGATGCAAGGCTACGGTACATGTTCTGGAAACCCAGATGCTCTCGGGCATCGAGGCGCATGATGCGTCGGCTGCGCAGGACCTGCTGGAACTCTTCGTCCGAAATCTTCGCGAGTGA
- a CDS encoding NRDE family protein has product MCLIVFDWRPDASGGPLLTLAANRDEFFRRAALPMNWWVDAPGLLAGRDLVGGGTWLGITRDGRFAALTNYRAPHEMRPDAPTRGTLVSAWLSGERTVPLDYLQQVARTGDIYNGFNLLVGDLSRRELGWYCNRSEAAPVLLEAGTHGISNAVLDTRWPKLVRKRAELAALLAENATPPLSSLIDMMRDPRLARDDELPSTGIPLERERVLSAAFIETPEYGTRGTTALQVAAESETLKVNVTERSDDNGSHRIARPGHFERSYGFDIALDIAH; this is encoded by the coding sequence ATGTGTCTGATCGTCTTCGACTGGCGACCGGACGCATCGGGCGGCCCGCTCCTCACGCTTGCCGCCAATCGCGACGAGTTCTTTCGTCGCGCCGCCCTACCGATGAACTGGTGGGTCGATGCGCCTGGCTTGCTGGCGGGGCGAGACCTCGTCGGTGGCGGGACGTGGCTCGGGATCACACGCGACGGCCGCTTTGCCGCGCTCACCAACTATCGCGCTCCGCACGAGATGCGGCCCGATGCGCCGACGCGCGGCACGCTCGTGAGCGCCTGGCTGTCCGGAGAGCGGACCGTGCCGCTCGACTATCTGCAGCAGGTCGCGCGAACCGGCGATATCTACAACGGCTTCAACCTGCTGGTCGGCGACCTGTCGCGGCGCGAACTCGGCTGGTACTGCAATCGCTCGGAGGCCGCGCCGGTCTTGCTCGAAGCCGGCACGCACGGCATTTCGAACGCGGTACTCGATACGCGATGGCCGAAGCTGGTCAGAAAGCGCGCCGAACTTGCCGCATTGCTCGCGGAAAACGCAACGCCGCCGCTGTCAAGCCTGATCGACATGATGCGCGACCCCCGTCTCGCTCGCGACGACGAGCTGCCTTCCACCGGTATTCCGCTCGAACGCGAACGGGTGTTGTCGGCAGCATTCATCGAAACGCCCGAGTACGGCACGCGCGGAACCACCGCGCTGCAGGTAGCGGCCGAAAGCGAAACGCTGAAAGTGAACGTCACCGAGCGCAGCGACGACAACGGTTCGCACCGGATCGCGCGGCCGGGACACTTCGAGCGCTCATATGGGTTCGACATCGCGTTAGACATCGCTCACTGA
- a CDS encoding MFS transporter, whose product MFFARLADQILLFLVPLVIFQTTGRVSWSGIAFSLETFPRYLCFPVLGALCDRHSPGKLMRISQILRALVCVVGVAGYDLFGGIGWLIALSPLCGMLTSQGIVAREVMLPQIFSSHRFEKVLSYSQLADQLGLVLGPMLAAMLLSWWRWEFVVAATAVLFFTADIALAYWQKASAFEFAVPESAHGTWFKPIKTALAHVIHLPGLKSVILLAAAENLVIGVTLATSAAMVTGFHRFGPGTVILVLSLCMGGLGLLVSLVPRLRKDQNPSAASASSHEG is encoded by the coding sequence CTGTTCTTCGCGCGGCTCGCGGATCAGATTCTGCTTTTTCTCGTTCCCCTGGTCATTTTCCAAACGACCGGGCGTGTATCTTGGTCTGGCATCGCGTTTTCGCTCGAGACCTTCCCAAGATATCTGTGTTTTCCGGTTCTGGGCGCGCTTTGCGACCGGCATTCGCCCGGTAAGCTCATGCGCATCAGTCAGATTCTCCGGGCATTGGTGTGTGTCGTTGGCGTTGCCGGATACGACCTTTTCGGCGGAATAGGATGGCTGATCGCGCTTTCACCGTTGTGCGGCATGCTGACGAGCCAGGGCATCGTCGCGCGCGAGGTGATGCTGCCGCAGATCTTCAGCAGCCATCGCTTCGAGAAAGTGCTGTCGTATTCGCAACTGGCAGACCAGCTTGGGCTGGTTCTGGGCCCGATGCTGGCAGCTATGCTGCTGTCGTGGTGGCGCTGGGAGTTCGTCGTCGCCGCAACAGCCGTCCTGTTCTTTACCGCTGATATCGCACTGGCCTATTGGCAAAAAGCGAGCGCCTTCGAATTTGCTGTACCGGAAAGTGCACACGGCACCTGGTTCAAGCCGATCAAGACGGCGCTCGCTCACGTCATCCATCTCCCTGGCCTCAAGTCCGTCATCCTGCTGGCTGCTGCGGAGAACCTCGTGATCGGTGTGACGCTCGCAACGTCCGCCGCGATGGTCACCGGTTTTCACCGCTTCGGTCCCGGCACGGTAATTCTGGTTCTGTCGTTGTGTATGGGCGGCCTCGGCCTCCTGGTCTCGCTTGTTCCTCGCCTTCGGAAAGACCAGAACCCTTCGGCGGCGTCAGCATCCTCCCACGAAGGCTAG
- a CDS encoding feruloyl-CoA synthase, whose amino-acid sequence MNIQPTQHRVDGETSAPYRAVRIGSAPVRVRRHGDAWYMESDATPGNYPKRLTDRLASGAQAHPDRWLVARRGPDGTWRGISYAQMLSHARAIGQALLDRKLSADRPVAILSGNDLEHMMIALGAMWAGVPYAPISPAYSLVSSDYGKLRHTLDLLTPSLVFATEGDTFAAAIVATVADDVEVVTASGSCGLRNATALSQLLDTVPTTVDAAHEAIDPEMIAKFLFTSGSTMLPKAVPTTHRMLCSNQQMLLDTFPEFAVEPPVLVDWLPWNHTFGGSHNVGIALYNGGTLYIDDGKPVAKKFDETLRNLREIAPTIYFNVPKGWEELTIALETDAQLRDTFFSRVKVYFFAGAGLSQAAWNRLQSVTERFCGERIRIMAGLGMTETSPSCLFTTGPVMGAGYVGMPAPGCEVKLVRVAGKLEARFRGPHVMSGYWRMEDAQAAGSFDDEGYYCSGDALKFVDPRRPELGLMFDGRIAEDFKLSSGTFVSVGPMRARVISAGAPYVQDVVVTGLNRDDVGLLVFPRLDDCRRLAQLPLSASASEIVGAPAVREFFSHLLDGLNRESTGSATAIARLRLLDVAPSLDLGEITDKGSINQRAVLMHRAELVEAMHDARRNDPHVIYVVPCKA is encoded by the coding sequence GTGAATATCCAGCCGACGCAACACCGTGTCGACGGAGAAACATCCGCGCCCTATCGCGCGGTGCGGATCGGTTCGGCGCCCGTCCGCGTGCGCCGCCACGGCGACGCCTGGTACATGGAATCGGACGCCACGCCCGGCAATTATCCGAAACGTCTGACCGACCGGCTCGCAAGCGGCGCGCAGGCGCATCCCGACCGCTGGCTCGTCGCGCGTCGCGGTCCGGATGGTACGTGGCGCGGCATCAGCTATGCGCAGATGCTCAGTCATGCCCGCGCGATCGGCCAGGCGCTGCTCGATCGCAAGCTGTCGGCTGATCGCCCTGTCGCGATCCTCTCGGGCAATGACCTCGAACACATGATGATCGCGCTTGGCGCAATGTGGGCCGGCGTGCCTTACGCGCCGATTTCGCCGGCGTATTCGCTCGTCTCCAGCGACTACGGCAAGCTGCGTCACACGCTCGACCTGCTGACGCCGAGCCTCGTGTTCGCCACCGAAGGCGACACGTTTGCTGCCGCGATCGTCGCGACGGTCGCCGACGACGTCGAAGTAGTCACGGCCTCGGGTTCATGCGGACTACGCAACGCAACCGCGCTGTCGCAACTGCTCGACACGGTGCCCACTACGGTCGATGCCGCGCACGAGGCGATCGATCCCGAGATGATCGCCAAATTCCTGTTCACGTCGGGCTCGACGATGCTGCCGAAAGCCGTGCCGACGACACATCGCATGCTGTGCAGCAATCAGCAGATGCTGCTCGACACCTTTCCGGAGTTCGCCGTCGAGCCGCCCGTACTGGTCGACTGGCTGCCGTGGAATCATACGTTCGGCGGCAGTCACAACGTCGGCATCGCGCTCTACAACGGCGGCACGCTGTATATCGACGACGGCAAGCCCGTCGCGAAGAAGTTCGACGAAACACTGCGCAATCTGCGCGAGATCGCGCCGACCATCTACTTCAACGTGCCGAAGGGATGGGAAGAACTGACGATCGCGCTCGAAACCGACGCGCAACTGCGCGACACGTTCTTCTCACGCGTGAAGGTGTATTTCTTCGCGGGCGCGGGACTCTCGCAGGCGGCGTGGAACCGGCTGCAAAGCGTCACCGAGCGCTTTTGCGGCGAGCGCATCCGCATCATGGCCGGGCTCGGCATGACGGAGACGTCGCCCTCGTGCCTGTTCACGACAGGGCCTGTCATGGGCGCGGGTTACGTCGGAATGCCGGCGCCCGGTTGCGAAGTCAAGCTCGTGCGCGTGGCGGGCAAGCTGGAGGCGCGCTTTCGCGGCCCGCATGTGATGTCCGGCTACTGGCGCATGGAGGACGCGCAAGCAGCGGGCTCCTTCGATGACGAAGGCTATTACTGCAGCGGCGACGCGCTGAAGTTCGTCGATCCCCGGCGCCCCGAACTCGGTCTGATGTTCGACGGACGTATCGCCGAAGACTTCAAGCTCAGCTCTGGCACGTTCGTGAGCGTCGGACCGATGCGCGCACGTGTCATATCGGCGGGCGCGCCGTATGTGCAGGATGTGGTCGTGACGGGACTGAATCGCGACGATGTCGGCCTGCTGGTGTTCCCGCGGCTCGACGACTGCCGGCGGCTCGCGCAGTTGCCGCTGTCCGCGAGCGCGTCCGAGATCGTCGGCGCGCCTGCCGTGCGTGAGTTCTTCAGCCACCTGCTCGACGGTCTGAACCGCGAATCGACGGGCAGCGCGACGGCGATCGCCCGGCTGCGGTTGCTCGACGTGGCGCCCTCGCTCGATCTCGGCGAGATCACGGACAAAGGTTCGATCAATCAGCGCGCGGTGTTGATGCATCGTGCGGAACTCGTCGAGGCGATGCACGATGCGCGGCGCAACGACCCACACGTGATCTACGTGGTGCCTTGCAAGGCGTGA
- a CDS encoding M14 family metallopeptidase: protein MSNYHARITGSDYAAMADLVTKYRVTVARHTVEKVAAGYRVDAHASDEQIRALETAGYKVERLEDAEIEGVARQKEKRKSVGGALMREALSVVAGTGYLDVAHVEAALAAESEAPNDAFTTLIKLPNETWEKRVCHALKIGKGSGAGRVGIYFLGGVHAREWGSPDILINFVQLLTNAYRTTTDITIGSRTFTSAQIKAVVDTKDIYVFPLANPDGRNYSMLSEPMWRKNRRPAPAGHTQSQCVGVDVNRNYDFLWDFPKYFNPKSPIANSTDPCDHDVYIGPAATSEPETKNAVWVFDNFPHIRYFVDLHSYSEDILYNWGDDVDQSDDPAMNFQNPTYDGKRGIADDKAYREYISAEDKKIAVNLANEMRDAIKASRGRVYKTEQSMSLYPTAGTSDDYAFSRHLIDAKKAKVFSYTIEWGSPQNPTPFHPPYPEMKQIIDEVTSGLLAFCIAAQ from the coding sequence GTGTCGAATTATCACGCCAGAATTACCGGAAGCGACTACGCGGCAATGGCCGACCTCGTGACAAAGTATAGAGTCACGGTCGCCCGGCACACGGTTGAGAAAGTCGCAGCAGGCTACCGCGTCGACGCACACGCTAGCGACGAACAGATTCGTGCGCTTGAAACTGCGGGCTACAAGGTTGAACGTCTTGAGGATGCGGAAATCGAGGGTGTGGCGCGACAAAAGGAAAAACGCAAAAGCGTAGGCGGCGCATTGATGCGCGAAGCGTTATCGGTCGTCGCTGGCACTGGATACCTCGATGTCGCGCACGTTGAGGCGGCCCTGGCTGCCGAATCAGAGGCTCCGAATGACGCGTTCACCACGTTGATCAAATTGCCGAACGAAACATGGGAGAAGCGTGTTTGTCACGCGCTCAAGATTGGCAAAGGCAGCGGAGCGGGCCGCGTCGGAATCTATTTCCTTGGCGGCGTTCACGCGCGCGAATGGGGCAGCCCTGACATTCTCATCAACTTCGTGCAACTGCTCACCAACGCATACCGGACAACTACGGATATCACGATTGGCAGCAGGACCTTTACCTCCGCACAAATCAAAGCCGTGGTGGACACGAAGGACATTTACGTCTTTCCCCTGGCCAATCCTGACGGACGCAACTACAGCATGCTGAGCGAACCGATGTGGCGCAAGAATCGACGGCCTGCGCCAGCGGGACATACGCAGTCCCAGTGCGTCGGTGTTGACGTCAACCGTAATTACGATTTTCTCTGGGACTTTCCAAAGTACTTCAACCCGAAGTCGCCGATTGCAAACTCCACCGATCCGTGCGACCACGATGTCTACATTGGGCCCGCGGCAACCTCCGAGCCGGAGACGAAGAACGCCGTCTGGGTGTTCGACAACTTTCCGCACATTCGTTATTTTGTCGACCTGCATAGCTACTCGGAAGATATCCTGTACAACTGGGGTGACGATGTCGATCAAAGCGACGACCCAGCGATGAATTTCCAGAACCCCACGTATGACGGCAAGCGCGGTATTGCTGACGACAAGGCATACCGTGAGTACATCTCGGCCGAGGACAAGAAGATCGCGGTCAACCTGGCAAACGAGATGCGTGATGCGATCAAGGCATCGCGTGGCCGGGTCTACAAGACGGAGCAGTCGATGAGCCTGTATCCGACGGCCGGCACGTCGGATGACTATGCGTTCAGCCGTCACCTGATCGATGCCAAAAAAGCTAAGGTGTTTTCGTACACGATCGAGTGGGGCAGTCCGCAAAACCCGACGCCATTCCATCCGCCGTATCCGGAGATGAAGCAAATCATCGACGAGGTCACGTCGGGACTTTTGGCGTTTTGCATCGCGGCGCAGTGA
- a CDS encoding p-hydroxycinnamoyl CoA hydratase/lyase yields the protein MASYEDRWKTVDVKVKEGIAWVTFNRPEKRNAMSPTLNSEMVQVLERLELDADARVLVLTGAGDAWTAGMDLKEYFREVDAGPEILQEKIRRDACQWQWKLLRMYSKPTIAMVNGWCFGGGFSPLVACDLAIAADEAVFGLSEINWGIPPGNLVSKAMADTVGHRQALYYIMTGDTFTGTEAAAMGLVNKSVPREQLRAETVALAAKLLEKNPVVLRVAKHGFKRCRELTWEQNEDYLYAKLDQAQLRDPENGREEGLKQFLDQKSIKPGLQAYKRTD from the coding sequence ATGGCAAGTTATGAGGATCGCTGGAAGACGGTGGACGTCAAGGTTAAAGAGGGCATTGCGTGGGTGACGTTCAATCGTCCCGAGAAGCGCAATGCGATGAGCCCCACGCTCAACAGCGAAATGGTGCAGGTGCTCGAAAGGCTGGAACTCGACGCCGATGCCAGAGTGCTCGTCCTCACGGGAGCCGGCGATGCGTGGACGGCGGGCATGGACCTGAAGGAATATTTCCGTGAAGTCGATGCGGGCCCGGAAATCCTGCAGGAAAAGATTCGCCGCGACGCGTGCCAGTGGCAATGGAAGCTGCTGCGCATGTATTCGAAGCCGACCATCGCGATGGTCAATGGCTGGTGCTTCGGCGGCGGCTTCTCGCCGCTGGTCGCCTGCGATCTCGCGATTGCCGCCGACGAAGCCGTGTTCGGCCTCTCCGAAATCAACTGGGGCATTCCGCCCGGCAATCTCGTCAGCAAGGCGATGGCCGATACCGTCGGGCATCGACAGGCGCTTTACTACATCATGACGGGCGATACCTTCACGGGCACGGAAGCCGCCGCGATGGGCCTCGTCAACAAAAGCGTGCCGCGCGAGCAGTTGCGCGCCGAGACGGTTGCGCTGGCAGCGAAGCTGCTCGAAAAGAACCCTGTGGTGCTGCGCGTCGCGAAGCATGGCTTCAAGCGCTGCCGCGAACTGACGTGGGAGCAGAATGAAGACTATCTGTACGCCAAGCTCGACCAGGCGCAACTGCGCGACCCCGAAAATGGCCGCGAGGAAGGACTGAAGCAGTTCCTCGACCAGAAATCGATCAAGCCCGGCCTTCAGGCGTACAAGCGCACCGATTGA
- a CDS encoding alpha/beta hydrolase: protein MPLNPKIEQVLEMIAKAKRPAYHELTPQQARASYEKSAPILEIASAPMFSVEDLALPTRDGATIRARLYYPVEPGWAEPAAALVYFHGGGFTVGSVDTHDALCRMFARDAQCVVLSVDYRLAPEHKFPTAVNDAFDALTWLSANAALYGVDQARIAIGGDSAGGTLATVCAVLARDAGIPLALQLLIYPGATGHQQTDSHTRLSDGFLLSGDTIQWFFGQYVRDADDRHDWRFAPLDGTRGAPAFAGLAPAWIATAEYDPLSDEGAAYADKLRAAGNVVTLQRYAGMIHEFFKMGGFVPEVAEAHADAAMALRAAFGID from the coding sequence ATGCCGTTGAATCCGAAGATCGAGCAGGTGCTCGAGATGATCGCGAAAGCGAAGCGTCCCGCCTATCACGAACTCACGCCGCAACAGGCGCGCGCGTCGTACGAGAAAAGCGCACCGATTCTAGAGATCGCGAGCGCGCCGATGTTTTCGGTCGAAGACCTCGCATTGCCGACGCGCGACGGCGCGACGATCCGCGCGCGCCTTTATTACCCTGTCGAGCCGGGCTGGGCTGAGCCTGCAGCGGCGCTCGTGTATTTCCATGGTGGCGGATTCACGGTCGGCAGCGTGGATACGCACGATGCGCTGTGCCGCATGTTCGCGCGCGACGCTCAGTGCGTGGTGCTGTCCGTTGACTACCGGCTCGCGCCAGAGCACAAATTCCCCACCGCGGTGAACGACGCGTTCGACGCACTCACGTGGCTATCCGCAAATGCCGCGCTATACGGCGTGGATCAGGCGCGCATTGCGATCGGCGGCGACAGCGCGGGCGGCACGCTCGCCACGGTGTGCGCCGTGCTTGCGCGCGACGCCGGCATTCCGCTCGCGTTGCAACTGTTGATCTATCCCGGCGCGACCGGTCATCAGCAGACCGATTCCCATACGCGGCTGTCCGATGGCTTCCTGCTGTCGGGCGACACGATCCAGTGGTTCTTCGGGCAATACGTCCGTGACGCGGACGATCGTCACGACTGGCGCTTCGCCCCGCTCGATGGGACACGCGGCGCGCCGGCCTTTGCTGGCCTCGCACCCGCGTGGATCGCGACGGCCGAGTACGATCCGCTCAGCGATGAGGGCGCCGCCTATGCCGACAAACTGCGCGCGGCAGGGAATGTGGTCACACTGCAACGCTACGCGGGCATGATCCACGAGTTCTTCAAGATGGGCGGTTTCGTGCCCGAGGTGGCAGAGGCGCATGCCGACGCGGCCATGGCGCTGCGCGCGGCATTCGGTATCGACTGA
- a CDS encoding folate-binding protein YgfZ, producing the protein MTAPLASAPDTPVPASAAHPAPAPFPRPAPAEFDAVLTRGAFMPLTQCGVIDVTGDDAATFLHSQLTNDTQHLDAANARLAGYCSPKGRLLASFLTWRTGETIRLLVSKEIQPAVQKRLSMFVLRAKAKLVDASADLAVVGLAGDVRPALSHVFDAIPDGVHVKVDGPAGSLIHVPSAAGRLRYLWIGPKADVEARLRLLEGKLARVSPAVWDWLDIRAGEPRITQPVVEQFVPQMVNFDVLGGVNFRKGCYPGQEVVARSQYRGTIKRRTSLANVAGALANVAAGAELFHSDDPGQPCGMVVNAASAPEGGVDILVEIKLAALEAGSVHLGAADGPVLTFLPLPYSLPTEV; encoded by the coding sequence ATGACTGCACCGCTCGCCTCCGCGCCAGATACGCCTGTTCCGGCCTCCGCCGCCCACCCTGCACCCGCTCCGTTTCCGCGTCCGGCGCCCGCTGAGTTCGACGCCGTGCTCACACGCGGCGCGTTTATGCCGCTCACGCAGTGCGGTGTCATTGACGTCACCGGCGACGATGCCGCCACGTTCCTGCACAGCCAGCTCACCAACGACACCCAGCATCTCGATGCCGCGAACGCCCGTCTGGCGGGCTACTGCTCGCCCAAGGGCCGGTTGCTTGCATCGTTCCTGACATGGCGCACGGGCGAGACGATCCGCCTGCTGGTGTCGAAGGAGATCCAGCCCGCCGTGCAGAAGCGCCTGTCGATGTTCGTGCTGCGCGCGAAGGCGAAGCTCGTCGACGCGAGCGCCGATCTTGCCGTGGTCGGCCTTGCCGGCGATGTCCGGCCAGCGTTGTCGCATGTATTCGATGCCATTCCCGACGGCGTTCACGTCAAGGTGGACGGCCCGGCGGGCTCGCTCATCCATGTCCCCAGTGCCGCCGGACGGCTGCGCTATCTGTGGATCGGGCCGAAGGCCGACGTCGAGGCGCGTCTGCGGTTGCTCGAAGGCAAGCTCGCGCGCGTCTCGCCGGCCGTGTGGGACTGGCTGGATATCCGCGCGGGCGAGCCGCGCATCACGCAGCCGGTCGTCGAGCAGTTCGTGCCGCAGATGGTCAACTTCGACGTGCTCGGCGGCGTCAACTTCCGCAAGGGCTGCTATCCGGGCCAGGAAGTGGTGGCCCGCAGCCAGTATCGCGGCACGATCAAGCGGCGCACGTCGCTCGCGAACGTCGCGGGCGCGCTGGCGAATGTCGCGGCGGGAGCCGAACTCTTCCATTCGGACGACCCGGGCCAGCCGTGCGGCATGGTCGTCAATGCGGCTTCCGCACCTGAAGGCGGCGTCGATATACTGGTCGAGATCAAGCTCGCGGCGCTCGAAGCCGGTTCGGTGCATCTGGGCGCCGCCGATGGCCCTGTGCTTACCTTCCTGCCGTTGCCGTATTCACTGCCAACCGAGGTCTGA
- a CDS encoding SDR family oxidoreductase, whose amino-acid sequence MLEFNGRVAVITGAASGFGRAFAEKGAALGMKLVLADVDANALAQAVDALRATGADAIGVPTDVSDASQVEALALAALDAFGKVHLLFNNAGVGAGGFLWECSANDWAWVFNVNVMGVAHGVRVFTPIMLRQNEPAHIVNTASVAGLLSPPSMGIYNASKHAVVSLTETLYHDLKNAGGPVGCSLLCPAFVPTGIADAERARPNALRNDAVPTRSQLAAGKQLHRAVQSGKLSAADVARMTFEAIESGGFYIITHPGILETVRLRHEDIEQQRNPTDPLSLKPEVKNAG is encoded by the coding sequence ATGCTCGAATTCAATGGCCGCGTGGCCGTGATCACCGGCGCGGCGAGCGGTTTCGGCCGCGCGTTTGCGGAGAAGGGCGCGGCACTCGGCATGAAGCTGGTGCTTGCGGATGTCGACGCGAATGCGCTGGCACAAGCCGTCGATGCGCTGCGCGCTACGGGCGCCGACGCGATCGGCGTGCCCACTGACGTCTCCGACGCGTCGCAGGTCGAAGCGCTGGCGCTCGCAGCCCTCGACGCCTTCGGCAAGGTCCATCTGCTGTTCAACAACGCAGGCGTCGGCGCGGGCGGCTTCCTGTGGGAATGCAGTGCGAACGACTGGGCCTGGGTCTTCAACGTCAACGTGATGGGCGTCGCGCACGGCGTGCGCGTCTTTACGCCGATCATGCTGCGCCAGAACGAGCCTGCGCACATCGTCAACACGGCGTCGGTCGCGGGGCTGCTGTCGCCCCCTTCGATGGGGATTTACAACGCGTCGAAGCACGCTGTCGTTTCGCTCACGGAGACGCTCTATCACGACCTGAAAAACGCCGGCGGTCCGGTGGGCTGCTCATTGCTGTGTCCGGCTTTCGTGCCGACGGGCATCGCCGATGCAGAGCGCGCGCGTCCAAACGCGCTGCGCAACGACGCCGTCCCCACGCGCTCGCAACTGGCCGCCGGCAAGCAGCTGCATCGTGCGGTGCAGTCGGGCAAGCTGAGCGCGGCAGATGTCGCCAGAATGACGTTCGAGGCCATTGAGTCGGGCGGTTTCTACATCATCACGCATCCGGGAATTCTGGAGACGGTACGGCTGCGGCACGAAGATATCGAACAGCAGCGCAATCCGACCGATCCGCTGTCGCTCAAGCCGGAAGTCAAAAACGCCGGATGA